The following proteins are co-located in the Urocitellus parryii isolate mUroPar1 chromosome 15, mUroPar1.hap1, whole genome shotgun sequence genome:
- the Dmpk gene encoding myotonin-protein kinase isoform X5, whose protein sequence is MVLSAQHVSRGAAEAAPAAGAGPRLPGAGAPARPSPGRPPGAGCLRFGPGQVCGRLLAVGEKGRLKDRPLSIQVTLCSSTTAAEPIAARLKEVRLQRDDFEILKVIGRGAFSEVAVVKMKQTGQVYAMKIMNKWDMLKRGEVSCFREERDVLANGDRRWITQLHFAFQDENYLYLVMEYYVGGDLLTLLSKFGERIPAEMARFYLAEIVMAIDSVHQLGYVHRDIKPDNILLDRCGHIRLADFGSCLKLRADGTVRSLVAVGTPDYLSPEILQAVGGGPGTGSYGPECDWWALGVFAYEMFYGQTPFYADSTAETYGKIVHYKEHLSLPLADTGVPEEARDLIQGLLCPAEIRLGRGGADDFRKHPFFFGLDWEGLRDSLPPFIPDFEGATDTCNFDVVEDGLTAMVSGGGETLSDIPEGMPLGVHLPFVGYSYSCMALRDSEVPDPTPMELEAQQLPEPRVQEPSVEPRVSPPEDMAEVADPTAAPAAETEPEVTLRELQEALEEEVLSQQNLRLELEAIRTANQNFASQLQEAEARNRDLEVHIQQLQERLELLQTEGAAAVTGVPSPRATDPPSHMAPRPWLWASPRWWGQAPCTAATCCSLPGSLGLAYRRRVPCSCSPLLWLVPPPWAALGWWPAQAISSQSVIAREPPSSPEP, encoded by the exons ATGGTGCTGTCTGCCCAACATGTCAGCCGAGGTGCGGCTGAGGCGGCTCCAGCAGCTGGCGCTGGACCCCGGCTTCCTGGGGCTGGAGCCCCTGCTCGACCTTCTCCTGGGCGTCCACCAGGAGCTGGGTGCCTCCGATTTGGCCCAGGACAAGTATGTGGCCGACTTCTTGCAGTGGG GGAGAAGGGGAGACTGAAGGACAGACCCTTGTCCATCCAAGTGACCCTCTGTTCTTCCACTACTGCAGCGGAGCCCATTGCAGCGAGGCTTAAGGAGGTTCGACTGCAGAGGGATGACTTTGAGATTCTGAAGGTGATTGGACGCGGGGCATTCAGCGAG GTAGCAGTGGTGAAGATGAAGCAGACGGGCCAGGTGTATGCCATGAAGATTATGAATAAGTGGGACATGCTGAAGAGAGGAGAG GTGTCGTGCTTCCGAGAAGAGAGGGATGTGTTGGCAAATGGGGACCGGCGCTGGATCACGCAGCTGCACTTCGCCTTCCAGGATGAGAACTACCTG TACCTGGTCATGGAGTACTACGTGGGCGGGGACCTGCTAACGCTGCTGAGCAAGTTTGGGGAGCGGATCCCGGCCGAGATGGCGCGCTTCTACCTGGCCGAGATTGTCATGGCCATAGACTCAGTGCACCAACTGGGCTATGTGCACAG GGACATCAAACCGGACAACATCTTGCTGGACCGCTGCGGCCACATTCGCCTGGCAGACTTTGGCTCCTGCCTCAAACTGCGGGCTGATGGAACG GTGCGGTCCCTTGTGGCTGTGGGTACCCCGGACTACTTGTCTCCAGAGATCCTGCAGGCTGTGGGCGGCGGCCCTGGGACCGGCAGCTATGGGCCTGAGTGTGACTGGTGGGCGCTGGGTGTGTTCGCCTATGAAATGTTTTACGGGCAGACGCCCTTCTACGCCGACTCCACGGCTGAGACTTACGGCAAGATTGTCCACTACAAG GAGCACTTGTCTCTGCCACTGGCAGACACTGGGGTCCCAGAAGAGGCTCGAGACCTCATCCAAGGTCTGCTGTGTCCCGCGGAGATAAGGCTAGGACGTGGTGGAGCAGACGATTTCCGGAAGCATCCTTTCTTCTTTGGCCTTGACTGGGAGGGACTTCGAGATAGCCTGCCCCCCTTTATTCCGGACTTCGAGGGTGCCACCGATACTTGCAACTTTGACGTGGTGGAGGATGGGCTCACTGCCATGGTGAGCGGGGGCGGG GAAACACTGTCGGACATTCCGGAAGGTATGCCTCTGGGGGTCCACCTGCCTTTTGTGGGCTACTCCTACTCCTGTATGGCCCTCAG GGACAGTGAGGTCCCAGACCCCACACCAATGGAACTGGAGGCCCAGCAATTACCTGAGCCACGTGTGCAAGAGCCCAGCGTGGAGCCCAGGGTGTCCCCCCCAGAGGACATG GCTGAAGTGGCAGATCCAACTGCTGCCCCCGCGGCAGAGACAGAGCCGGAGGTGACCCTGCGGGAGCTCCAGGaagccctggaggaggaggtgctCAGCCAGCAGAACCTGCGCCTGGAGCTGGAGGCCATCCGCACGGCCAACCAGAACTTCGCCAG TCAGCTACAGGAGGCCGAAGCCCGGAACCGAGACCTGGAGGTGCACATCCAGCAGCTGCAGGAGCGGCTGGAGTTGCTGCAGACAGAGGGAGCCGCAG cTGTCACGGGGGTCCCCAGTCCCCGGGCCACGGATCCACCTTCCCAT ATGGCCCCCCGGCCGTGGCTCTGGGCCAGTCCCCGCTGGTGGGGCCAGGCCCCATGCACCGCCGCCACCTGCTGCTCCCTGCCAGG GTCCCTAGGCCTGGCCTATCGGAGGCGTGTTCCTTGCTCGTGTTCGCCGCTGCTCTGGCTCGTGCCGCCTCCTTGGGCTGCATTGGGTTGGTGGCCAGCGCAGGCCATCTCGTCCCAATCTGTCATCGCCCGGGAGCCACCTTCGTCCCCTGAACCCTAG
- the Dmpk gene encoding myotonin-protein kinase isoform X6 → MVLSAQHVSRGAAEAAPAAGAGPRLPGAGAPARPSPGRPPGAGCLRFGPGQVCGRLLAVGEKGRLKDRPLSIQVTLCSSTTAAEPIAARLKEVRLQRDDFEILKVIGRGAFSEVAVVKMKQTGQVYAMKIMNKWDMLKRGEVSCFREERDVLANGDRRWITQLHFAFQDENYLYLVMEYYVGGDLLTLLSKFGERIPAEMARFYLAEIVMAIDSVHQLGYVHRDIKPDNILLDRCGHIRLADFGSCLKLRADGTVRSLVAVGTPDYLSPEILQAVGGGPGTGSYGPECDWWALGVFAYEMFYGQTPFYADSTAETYGKIVHYKEHLSLPLADTGVPEEARDLIQGLLCPAEIRLGRGGADDFRKHPFFFGLDWEGLRDSLPPFIPDFEGATDTCNFDVVEDGLTAMVSGGGETLSDIPEGMPLGVHLPFVGYSYSCMALRDSEVPDPTPMELEAQQLPEPRVQEPSVEPRVSPPEDMAEVADPTAAPAAETEPEVTLRELQEALEEEVLSQQNLRLELEAIRTANQNFASQLQEAEARNRDLEVHIQQLQERLELLQTEGAAAVTGVPSPRATDPPSHLDGPPAVALGQSPLVGPGPMHRRHLLLPARVPRPGLSEACSLLVFAAALARAASLGCIGLVASAGHLVPICHRPGATFVP, encoded by the exons ATGGTGCTGTCTGCCCAACATGTCAGCCGAGGTGCGGCTGAGGCGGCTCCAGCAGCTGGCGCTGGACCCCGGCTTCCTGGGGCTGGAGCCCCTGCTCGACCTTCTCCTGGGCGTCCACCAGGAGCTGGGTGCCTCCGATTTGGCCCAGGACAAGTATGTGGCCGACTTCTTGCAGTGGG GGAGAAGGGGAGACTGAAGGACAGACCCTTGTCCATCCAAGTGACCCTCTGTTCTTCCACTACTGCAGCGGAGCCCATTGCAGCGAGGCTTAAGGAGGTTCGACTGCAGAGGGATGACTTTGAGATTCTGAAGGTGATTGGACGCGGGGCATTCAGCGAG GTAGCAGTGGTGAAGATGAAGCAGACGGGCCAGGTGTATGCCATGAAGATTATGAATAAGTGGGACATGCTGAAGAGAGGAGAG GTGTCGTGCTTCCGAGAAGAGAGGGATGTGTTGGCAAATGGGGACCGGCGCTGGATCACGCAGCTGCACTTCGCCTTCCAGGATGAGAACTACCTG TACCTGGTCATGGAGTACTACGTGGGCGGGGACCTGCTAACGCTGCTGAGCAAGTTTGGGGAGCGGATCCCGGCCGAGATGGCGCGCTTCTACCTGGCCGAGATTGTCATGGCCATAGACTCAGTGCACCAACTGGGCTATGTGCACAG GGACATCAAACCGGACAACATCTTGCTGGACCGCTGCGGCCACATTCGCCTGGCAGACTTTGGCTCCTGCCTCAAACTGCGGGCTGATGGAACG GTGCGGTCCCTTGTGGCTGTGGGTACCCCGGACTACTTGTCTCCAGAGATCCTGCAGGCTGTGGGCGGCGGCCCTGGGACCGGCAGCTATGGGCCTGAGTGTGACTGGTGGGCGCTGGGTGTGTTCGCCTATGAAATGTTTTACGGGCAGACGCCCTTCTACGCCGACTCCACGGCTGAGACTTACGGCAAGATTGTCCACTACAAG GAGCACTTGTCTCTGCCACTGGCAGACACTGGGGTCCCAGAAGAGGCTCGAGACCTCATCCAAGGTCTGCTGTGTCCCGCGGAGATAAGGCTAGGACGTGGTGGAGCAGACGATTTCCGGAAGCATCCTTTCTTCTTTGGCCTTGACTGGGAGGGACTTCGAGATAGCCTGCCCCCCTTTATTCCGGACTTCGAGGGTGCCACCGATACTTGCAACTTTGACGTGGTGGAGGATGGGCTCACTGCCATGGTGAGCGGGGGCGGG GAAACACTGTCGGACATTCCGGAAGGTATGCCTCTGGGGGTCCACCTGCCTTTTGTGGGCTACTCCTACTCCTGTATGGCCCTCAG GGACAGTGAGGTCCCAGACCCCACACCAATGGAACTGGAGGCCCAGCAATTACCTGAGCCACGTGTGCAAGAGCCCAGCGTGGAGCCCAGGGTGTCCCCCCCAGAGGACATG GCTGAAGTGGCAGATCCAACTGCTGCCCCCGCGGCAGAGACAGAGCCGGAGGTGACCCTGCGGGAGCTCCAGGaagccctggaggaggaggtgctCAGCCAGCAGAACCTGCGCCTGGAGCTGGAGGCCATCCGCACGGCCAACCAGAACTTCGCCAG TCAGCTACAGGAGGCCGAAGCCCGGAACCGAGACCTGGAGGTGCACATCCAGCAGCTGCAGGAGCGGCTGGAGTTGCTGCAGACAGAGGGAGCCGCAG cTGTCACGGGGGTCCCCAGTCCCCGGGCCACGGATCCACCTTCCCAT CTAGATGGCCCCCCGGCCGTGGCTCTGGGCCAGTCCCCGCTGGTGGGGCCAGGCCCCATGCACCGCCGCCACCTGCTGCTCCCTGCCAGG GTCCCTAGGCCTGGCCTATCGGAGGCGTGTTCCTTGCTCGTGTTCGCCGCTGCTCTGGCTCGTGCCGCCTCCTTGGGCTGCATTGGGTTGGTGGCCAGCGCAGGCCATCTCGTCCCAATCTGTCATCGCCCGGGAGCCACCTTCGTCCCCTGA
- the Dmpk gene encoding myotonin-protein kinase isoform X1: MSAEVRLRRLQQLALDPGFLGLEPLLDLLLGVHQELGASDLAQDKYVADFLQWAEPIAARLKEVRLQRDDFEILKVIGRGAFSEVAVVKMKQTGQVYAMKIMNKWDMLKRGEVSCFREERDVLANGDRRWITQLHFAFQDENYLYLVMEYYVGGDLLTLLSKFGERIPAEMARFYLAEIVMAIDSVHQLGYVHRDIKPDNILLDRCGHIRLADFGSCLKLRADGTVRSLVAVGTPDYLSPEILQAVGGGPGTGSYGPECDWWALGVFAYEMFYGQTPFYADSTAETYGKIVHYKEHLSLPLADTGVPEEARDLIQGLLCPAEIRLGRGGADDFRKHPFFFGLDWEGLRDSLPPFIPDFEGATDTCNFDVVEDGLTAMVSGGGETLSDIPEGMPLGVHLPFVGYSYSCMALRDSEVPDPTPMELEAQQLPEPRVQEPSVEPRVSPPEDMAEVADPTAAPAAETEPEVTLRELQEALEEEVLSQQNLRLELEAIRTANQNFASQLQEAEARNRDLEVHIQQLQERLELLQTEGAAAVTGVPSPRATDPPSHMAPRPWLWASPRWWGQAPCTAATCCSLPGSLGLAYRRRVPCSCSPLLWLVPPPWAALGWWPAQAISSQSVIAREPPSSPEP, encoded by the exons ATGTCAGCCGAGGTGCGGCTGAGGCGGCTCCAGCAGCTGGCGCTGGACCCCGGCTTCCTGGGGCTGGAGCCCCTGCTCGACCTTCTCCTGGGCGTCCACCAGGAGCTGGGTGCCTCCGATTTGGCCCAGGACAAGTATGTGGCCGACTTCTTGCAGTGGG CGGAGCCCATTGCAGCGAGGCTTAAGGAGGTTCGACTGCAGAGGGATGACTTTGAGATTCTGAAGGTGATTGGACGCGGGGCATTCAGCGAG GTAGCAGTGGTGAAGATGAAGCAGACGGGCCAGGTGTATGCCATGAAGATTATGAATAAGTGGGACATGCTGAAGAGAGGAGAG GTGTCGTGCTTCCGAGAAGAGAGGGATGTGTTGGCAAATGGGGACCGGCGCTGGATCACGCAGCTGCACTTCGCCTTCCAGGATGAGAACTACCTG TACCTGGTCATGGAGTACTACGTGGGCGGGGACCTGCTAACGCTGCTGAGCAAGTTTGGGGAGCGGATCCCGGCCGAGATGGCGCGCTTCTACCTGGCCGAGATTGTCATGGCCATAGACTCAGTGCACCAACTGGGCTATGTGCACAG GGACATCAAACCGGACAACATCTTGCTGGACCGCTGCGGCCACATTCGCCTGGCAGACTTTGGCTCCTGCCTCAAACTGCGGGCTGATGGAACG GTGCGGTCCCTTGTGGCTGTGGGTACCCCGGACTACTTGTCTCCAGAGATCCTGCAGGCTGTGGGCGGCGGCCCTGGGACCGGCAGCTATGGGCCTGAGTGTGACTGGTGGGCGCTGGGTGTGTTCGCCTATGAAATGTTTTACGGGCAGACGCCCTTCTACGCCGACTCCACGGCTGAGACTTACGGCAAGATTGTCCACTACAAG GAGCACTTGTCTCTGCCACTGGCAGACACTGGGGTCCCAGAAGAGGCTCGAGACCTCATCCAAGGTCTGCTGTGTCCCGCGGAGATAAGGCTAGGACGTGGTGGAGCAGACGATTTCCGGAAGCATCCTTTCTTCTTTGGCCTTGACTGGGAGGGACTTCGAGATAGCCTGCCCCCCTTTATTCCGGACTTCGAGGGTGCCACCGATACTTGCAACTTTGACGTGGTGGAGGATGGGCTCACTGCCATGGTGAGCGGGGGCGGG GAAACACTGTCGGACATTCCGGAAGGTATGCCTCTGGGGGTCCACCTGCCTTTTGTGGGCTACTCCTACTCCTGTATGGCCCTCAG GGACAGTGAGGTCCCAGACCCCACACCAATGGAACTGGAGGCCCAGCAATTACCTGAGCCACGTGTGCAAGAGCCCAGCGTGGAGCCCAGGGTGTCCCCCCCAGAGGACATG GCTGAAGTGGCAGATCCAACTGCTGCCCCCGCGGCAGAGACAGAGCCGGAGGTGACCCTGCGGGAGCTCCAGGaagccctggaggaggaggtgctCAGCCAGCAGAACCTGCGCCTGGAGCTGGAGGCCATCCGCACGGCCAACCAGAACTTCGCCAG TCAGCTACAGGAGGCCGAAGCCCGGAACCGAGACCTGGAGGTGCACATCCAGCAGCTGCAGGAGCGGCTGGAGTTGCTGCAGACAGAGGGAGCCGCAG cTGTCACGGGGGTCCCCAGTCCCCGGGCCACGGATCCACCTTCCCAT ATGGCCCCCCGGCCGTGGCTCTGGGCCAGTCCCCGCTGGTGGGGCCAGGCCCCATGCACCGCCGCCACCTGCTGCTCCCTGCCAGG GTCCCTAGGCCTGGCCTATCGGAGGCGTGTTCCTTGCTCGTGTTCGCCGCTGCTCTGGCTCGTGCCGCCTCCTTGGGCTGCATTGGGTTGGTGGCCAGCGCAGGCCATCTCGTCCCAATCTGTCATCGCCCGGGAGCCACCTTCGTCCCCTGAACCCTAG
- the Dmpk gene encoding myotonin-protein kinase isoform X4, whose amino-acid sequence MSAEVRLRRLQQLALDPGFLGLEPLLDLLLGVHQELGASDLAQDKYVADFLQWAEPIAARLKEVRLQRDDFEILKVIGRGAFSEVAVVKMKQTGQVYAMKIMNKWDMLKRGEVSCFREERDVLANGDRRWITQLHFAFQDENYLYLVMEYYVGGDLLTLLSKFGERIPAEMARFYLAEIVMAIDSVHQLGYVHRDIKPDNILLDRCGHIRLADFGSCLKLRADGTVRSLVAVGTPDYLSPEILQAVGGGPGTGSYGPECDWWALGVFAYEMFYGQTPFYADSTAETYGKIVHYKEHLSLPLADTGVPEEARDLIQGLLCPAEIRLGRGGADDFRKHPFFFGLDWEGLRDSLPPFIPDFEGATDTCNFDVVEDGLTAMETLSDIPEGMPLGVHLPFVGYSYSCMALRDSEVPDPTPMELEAQQLPEPRVQEPSVEPRVSPPEDMAEVADPTAAPAAETEPEVTLRELQEALEEEVLSQQNLRLELEAIRTANQNFASQLQEAEARNRDLEVHIQQLQERLELLQTEGAAAVTGVPSPRATDPPSHLDGPPAVALGQSPLVGPGPMHRRHLLLPARVPRPGLSEACSLLVFAAALARAASLGCIGLVASAGHLVPICHRPGATFVP is encoded by the exons ATGTCAGCCGAGGTGCGGCTGAGGCGGCTCCAGCAGCTGGCGCTGGACCCCGGCTTCCTGGGGCTGGAGCCCCTGCTCGACCTTCTCCTGGGCGTCCACCAGGAGCTGGGTGCCTCCGATTTGGCCCAGGACAAGTATGTGGCCGACTTCTTGCAGTGGG CGGAGCCCATTGCAGCGAGGCTTAAGGAGGTTCGACTGCAGAGGGATGACTTTGAGATTCTGAAGGTGATTGGACGCGGGGCATTCAGCGAG GTAGCAGTGGTGAAGATGAAGCAGACGGGCCAGGTGTATGCCATGAAGATTATGAATAAGTGGGACATGCTGAAGAGAGGAGAG GTGTCGTGCTTCCGAGAAGAGAGGGATGTGTTGGCAAATGGGGACCGGCGCTGGATCACGCAGCTGCACTTCGCCTTCCAGGATGAGAACTACCTG TACCTGGTCATGGAGTACTACGTGGGCGGGGACCTGCTAACGCTGCTGAGCAAGTTTGGGGAGCGGATCCCGGCCGAGATGGCGCGCTTCTACCTGGCCGAGATTGTCATGGCCATAGACTCAGTGCACCAACTGGGCTATGTGCACAG GGACATCAAACCGGACAACATCTTGCTGGACCGCTGCGGCCACATTCGCCTGGCAGACTTTGGCTCCTGCCTCAAACTGCGGGCTGATGGAACG GTGCGGTCCCTTGTGGCTGTGGGTACCCCGGACTACTTGTCTCCAGAGATCCTGCAGGCTGTGGGCGGCGGCCCTGGGACCGGCAGCTATGGGCCTGAGTGTGACTGGTGGGCGCTGGGTGTGTTCGCCTATGAAATGTTTTACGGGCAGACGCCCTTCTACGCCGACTCCACGGCTGAGACTTACGGCAAGATTGTCCACTACAAG GAGCACTTGTCTCTGCCACTGGCAGACACTGGGGTCCCAGAAGAGGCTCGAGACCTCATCCAAGGTCTGCTGTGTCCCGCGGAGATAAGGCTAGGACGTGGTGGAGCAGACGATTTCCGGAAGCATCCTTTCTTCTTTGGCCTTGACTGGGAGGGACTTCGAGATAGCCTGCCCCCCTTTATTCCGGACTTCGAGGGTGCCACCGATACTTGCAACTTTGACGTGGTGGAGGATGGGCTCACTGCCATG GAAACACTGTCGGACATTCCGGAAGGTATGCCTCTGGGGGTCCACCTGCCTTTTGTGGGCTACTCCTACTCCTGTATGGCCCTCAG GGACAGTGAGGTCCCAGACCCCACACCAATGGAACTGGAGGCCCAGCAATTACCTGAGCCACGTGTGCAAGAGCCCAGCGTGGAGCCCAGGGTGTCCCCCCCAGAGGACATG GCTGAAGTGGCAGATCCAACTGCTGCCCCCGCGGCAGAGACAGAGCCGGAGGTGACCCTGCGGGAGCTCCAGGaagccctggaggaggaggtgctCAGCCAGCAGAACCTGCGCCTGGAGCTGGAGGCCATCCGCACGGCCAACCAGAACTTCGCCAG TCAGCTACAGGAGGCCGAAGCCCGGAACCGAGACCTGGAGGTGCACATCCAGCAGCTGCAGGAGCGGCTGGAGTTGCTGCAGACAGAGGGAGCCGCAG cTGTCACGGGGGTCCCCAGTCCCCGGGCCACGGATCCACCTTCCCAT CTAGATGGCCCCCCGGCCGTGGCTCTGGGCCAGTCCCCGCTGGTGGGGCCAGGCCCCATGCACCGCCGCCACCTGCTGCTCCCTGCCAGG GTCCCTAGGCCTGGCCTATCGGAGGCGTGTTCCTTGCTCGTGTTCGCCGCTGCTCTGGCTCGTGCCGCCTCCTTGGGCTGCATTGGGTTGGTGGCCAGCGCAGGCCATCTCGTCCCAATCTGTCATCGCCCGGGAGCCACCTTCGTCCCCTGA
- the Dmpk gene encoding myotonin-protein kinase isoform X3, giving the protein MSAEVRLRRLQQLALDPGFLGLEPLLDLLLGVHQELGASDLAQDKYVADFLQWAEPIAARLKEVRLQRDDFEILKVIGRGAFSEVAVVKMKQTGQVYAMKIMNKWDMLKRGEVSCFREERDVLANGDRRWITQLHFAFQDENYLYLVMEYYVGGDLLTLLSKFGERIPAEMARFYLAEIVMAIDSVHQLGYVHRDIKPDNILLDRCGHIRLADFGSCLKLRADGTVRSLVAVGTPDYLSPEILQAVGGGPGTGSYGPECDWWALGVFAYEMFYGQTPFYADSTAETYGKIVHYKEHLSLPLADTGVPEEARDLIQGLLCPAEIRLGRGGADDFRKHPFFFGLDWEGLRDSLPPFIPDFEGATDTCNFDVVEDGLTAMETLSDIPEGMPLGVHLPFVGYSYSCMALRDSEVPDPTPMELEAQQLPEPRVQEPSVEPRVSPPEDMAEVADPTAAPAAETEPEVTLRELQEALEEEVLSQQNLRLELEAIRTANQNFASQLQEAEARNRDLEVHIQQLQERLELLQTEGAAAVTGVPSPRATDPPSHMAPRPWLWASPRWWGQAPCTAATCCSLPGSLGLAYRRRVPCSCSPLLWLVPPPWAALGWWPAQAISSQSVIAREPPSSPEP; this is encoded by the exons ATGTCAGCCGAGGTGCGGCTGAGGCGGCTCCAGCAGCTGGCGCTGGACCCCGGCTTCCTGGGGCTGGAGCCCCTGCTCGACCTTCTCCTGGGCGTCCACCAGGAGCTGGGTGCCTCCGATTTGGCCCAGGACAAGTATGTGGCCGACTTCTTGCAGTGGG CGGAGCCCATTGCAGCGAGGCTTAAGGAGGTTCGACTGCAGAGGGATGACTTTGAGATTCTGAAGGTGATTGGACGCGGGGCATTCAGCGAG GTAGCAGTGGTGAAGATGAAGCAGACGGGCCAGGTGTATGCCATGAAGATTATGAATAAGTGGGACATGCTGAAGAGAGGAGAG GTGTCGTGCTTCCGAGAAGAGAGGGATGTGTTGGCAAATGGGGACCGGCGCTGGATCACGCAGCTGCACTTCGCCTTCCAGGATGAGAACTACCTG TACCTGGTCATGGAGTACTACGTGGGCGGGGACCTGCTAACGCTGCTGAGCAAGTTTGGGGAGCGGATCCCGGCCGAGATGGCGCGCTTCTACCTGGCCGAGATTGTCATGGCCATAGACTCAGTGCACCAACTGGGCTATGTGCACAG GGACATCAAACCGGACAACATCTTGCTGGACCGCTGCGGCCACATTCGCCTGGCAGACTTTGGCTCCTGCCTCAAACTGCGGGCTGATGGAACG GTGCGGTCCCTTGTGGCTGTGGGTACCCCGGACTACTTGTCTCCAGAGATCCTGCAGGCTGTGGGCGGCGGCCCTGGGACCGGCAGCTATGGGCCTGAGTGTGACTGGTGGGCGCTGGGTGTGTTCGCCTATGAAATGTTTTACGGGCAGACGCCCTTCTACGCCGACTCCACGGCTGAGACTTACGGCAAGATTGTCCACTACAAG GAGCACTTGTCTCTGCCACTGGCAGACACTGGGGTCCCAGAAGAGGCTCGAGACCTCATCCAAGGTCTGCTGTGTCCCGCGGAGATAAGGCTAGGACGTGGTGGAGCAGACGATTTCCGGAAGCATCCTTTCTTCTTTGGCCTTGACTGGGAGGGACTTCGAGATAGCCTGCCCCCCTTTATTCCGGACTTCGAGGGTGCCACCGATACTTGCAACTTTGACGTGGTGGAGGATGGGCTCACTGCCATG GAAACACTGTCGGACATTCCGGAAGGTATGCCTCTGGGGGTCCACCTGCCTTTTGTGGGCTACTCCTACTCCTGTATGGCCCTCAG GGACAGTGAGGTCCCAGACCCCACACCAATGGAACTGGAGGCCCAGCAATTACCTGAGCCACGTGTGCAAGAGCCCAGCGTGGAGCCCAGGGTGTCCCCCCCAGAGGACATG GCTGAAGTGGCAGATCCAACTGCTGCCCCCGCGGCAGAGACAGAGCCGGAGGTGACCCTGCGGGAGCTCCAGGaagccctggaggaggaggtgctCAGCCAGCAGAACCTGCGCCTGGAGCTGGAGGCCATCCGCACGGCCAACCAGAACTTCGCCAG TCAGCTACAGGAGGCCGAAGCCCGGAACCGAGACCTGGAGGTGCACATCCAGCAGCTGCAGGAGCGGCTGGAGTTGCTGCAGACAGAGGGAGCCGCAG cTGTCACGGGGGTCCCCAGTCCCCGGGCCACGGATCCACCTTCCCAT ATGGCCCCCCGGCCGTGGCTCTGGGCCAGTCCCCGCTGGTGGGGCCAGGCCCCATGCACCGCCGCCACCTGCTGCTCCCTGCCAGG GTCCCTAGGCCTGGCCTATCGGAGGCGTGTTCCTTGCTCGTGTTCGCCGCTGCTCTGGCTCGTGCCGCCTCCTTGGGCTGCATTGGGTTGGTGGCCAGCGCAGGCCATCTCGTCCCAATCTGTCATCGCCCGGGAGCCACCTTCGTCCCCTGAACCCTAG